One genomic region from Thunnus maccoyii chromosome 16, fThuMac1.1, whole genome shotgun sequence encodes:
- the si:ch73-242m19.1 gene encoding uncharacterized protein si:ch73-242m19.1 isoform X4 → MCDAYRVSSSVKVEQMEAELRHQLSSLRAEIEENGFPRRAVPSKSYSSVPPPKDISFFRLEREQTLRRGLQVAETLPVQSQSDVMQRELESCLSLEYTSDSLPPLLHQFYVDRSYYLAQVKYLLMLRWRRFCHHTSVIEKLYPHYKDQMSRLTSEYEDAVQRARRLSASREKILTGRGNPDGLLTQDDVVIFLRWLICHLHSVKNIHQFLRVLHYMPACERKSKESQPTITEGLKETLHQTQLADGVSVPVYDVPLHTGQMEEFLPELQSLINYFHLSYDAGKIKTTADEMELFSVVWREFRMIFRQQEQMKTFPQYDGTDVKESQWGRKSASMALKKEASWIPFIQVKPKRDPCQQKLVTKLKEKKSVDELLKMQSRFLQVPDLLHVAATLKEDAAHVGDLQSAPTSSVSHSSKTKQQKISEIWTRIYNPASLTQETHNHSSRDRDRGGRDRKSLKGQTSGTTNESYSLEDSLQLLGLNDGPEEGTSDPIITRGAYLSLIYLRHLKLRQLQRSCLGMLNYLRSVERTLTFDLAGLQLEEGELCSTAEETGRMNAARGGRGEAGGLGSLQYSHNTPVDYKVHCSEFMEFAEVENLHDFYRTEERFIHTQDQRGFYIVYDAALRDLEELENELLLVGSHFIQRNKTKQTGTAERASTSTADIRFWAGTDVDRVAVLLDLWTCETEFLESKIQLLNCYYEAYQHTAGTEERFALAGVITDIMHSRPHLDLDQDYFVQVYRAEIGCLQIHQQLIKDVLDNQIEKQRQYLQRIWRNDSKDSVHDYGLPPNYVPKHLVSLGGSSPELINVFLLEVHPSLCLASAVYHGLVQAHIELCELHRATGVTDKLILRQKLLQLALQSWNSLASPGASYSSQIQKDLFSDVFFEDPILVQKVGLSLVRSAEEKDMKQGREKQSYAVETFSKLLELVTIRHRLLESASETAHLAQLYRNVASDLGFDEFHLYMRPEQFEVAEQKDRTEQRPVFITAVLEDDSSIDRFTPSHLPLSIQELDENQIGRFSFSSEEAVVHLMNKQGIENLQVTLACQVTQKNALISAVKLACLCYWAKEGEDSLHSDEHITTRFESKPGSDTDNLQDKSSLSKSSTRTPTSSKERLMEAFVSIQLEKVGLRDEMLNSFMKTKQAMGGLIKTPDEAAKIKRRLIIDFLKKFSTQISQHCVRAQIVAYHYSLTSLLDGIPSIRQSHFMSRQVSETKVILDSGVDLRPDPRTFKRRPQRLLSADGKTLLNLWYIPDFSEVLHMFKTLEVLACSAALYHTLQIVSALHDIIYYLVSFSRLGNTDDTCSWRKREQEAAGSHLAADWGGSEGIGAELLEIQRQVDRLSDPSSPESVSRLLQLRRQVVFLQFDAAVRHLIREAFISSGDIASYQTVSDNMAAALPLLSDSIQTDVFSLTLPVPRPLETKGCQAQTMFPWRSFITCNGLLPLRVWDVPPIEHCMQLCLSGLSDRSRLQANAAILGVSLLMEDVLNSGREAEPVGLHGNRDDLPHDGKPNEGAKSCLQAEEEEKRTSVSDSSAPLQDPIRVQSVLRGFLLLMKQLQVFKESWARRRLGVEMFSTAGLYQQFVKIYRAEIFYPSMRALAQQLGKEHDYEVLISGSQSLLPPPGASEVDVKVWQLHRLLESTECDMIRAVQRRISRELTLVVSERTRQDTGLPTELWKKSAVKYSLSPERPQIVESFIQQLMERAEETEGQLRVSVDHLQQCLTHLGCSVTERERGSFLLYSQFYEQILQQQTQLLYQREQDLKNRKDSQASNPHKEVAVLCRGMISEISALQARVAHLEEEKRSLEQKLSLKFKERYDPLVRQLFSTCIQLKAGLDEYRRRMEQDVSVMVNSIRREGVDKIIKLRKKKHGSTKDNDDLKLTQLKKEEVQELNLENSRLTALLCKLKALSRWRQAVDEGKLHRQLLQTQQREISSRIEALRVKMTSEEEVVYLQDELDAARHVLTCCQTECSSAKKLLSRKTEELQVVRHRSAQEARSRRELDSYRVQSLEQMRADVEDRERRLRALSGQLDRGSKMSQLQRQRSAKEIRKVKGKLQQERCLKQEAFQQVDKLQNQVSDMEAAFSRCTSTAGQSRTYYTLSVSRLSTRSPSAGAVPTAESHSSLHLRAVYKGPVSSSPPCSSAASQTMPRFRTLLQSQDTAKQKQPGAVLTRGWTDPKL, encoded by the exons ATGTGTGACGCATACAGAGTTTCCTCTTCTGTTAAAGTGGAGCAGATGGAGGCAGAGTTGCGGCATCAACTCTCATCACTCAGGGCGGAAATTGAAGAGAATGGATTTCCCCGGAGAGCAGTGCCCTCCAAATCCTACAG TTCTGTTCCACCTCCAAAAGATATTTCTTTCTTCCGTTTGGAGAGGGAGCAGACACTAAGAAGAGGACTTCAG GTGGCTGAAACTTTACCTGTTCAGTCTCAGTCTGACGTCATgcagagagagctggagagttGCTTGAGTTTGGAGTACACATCTGATagtcttcctcctctgctgcaccAG TTCTACGTGGACAGATCATATTACTTGGCTCAAGTGAAATATCTGCTCATGCTGAGATGGAGGAGATTTTGCCACCACACCAGCGTCATCGAGAAGCTTTATCCTCATTACAAG GATCAGATGTCACGATTGACGAGTGAATACGAGGATGCTGTTCAGAGAGCTCGCAGACTGTCGGCAAGCAGAGAGAAGATCCTGACCGGCAGAGGAAACCCCGACGGCCTGCTGACTCAGGATGATGTGGTCATTTTCCTGCGGTGGCTGATCTGCCACCTGCACTCTGTTAAAAACATTCACCAATTTCTGAGG GTGCTGCACTATATGCCAGCTTGTGAAAGGAAAAGCAAAGAATCCCAGCCAACCATCACAGAGGGTCTTAAGGAGACGTTACATCAGACTCAACTTGCTGACg GAGTGTCAGTACCAGTTTACGATGTTCCCCTGCACACTGGTCAAATGGAAGAGTTTCTACCTGAGCTTCAGTCCTTGATCAACTACTTCCACCTGTCATACGACGCTGGAAAAATCAAGACCACTGCAGACGAGATGGAGTTATTCAGCGTG gtgtggagggagTTCAGAATGATCTTCAGACAACAAGAGCAGATGAAAACGTTTCCTCAGTACGATGGTACAGATGTCAAAGAGAGCCAGTGGGGGAGGAAGAGTGCGAGTATGGCTCTGAAGAAGGAGGCCAGCTGGATCCCCTTCATTCAG GTGAAGCCTAAACGGGATCCTTGTCAGCAGAAGCTCGTCACAAagctgaaggagaagaagagtgTTGATGAGTTGCTGAAGATGCAGAGCAGGTTTCTTCAG GTTCCTGATTTGCTCCATGTGGCTGCGACTCTTAAAGAAGATGCTGCTCATGTTGGCGACTTACAATCTGCACCGACCTCATCTGTCTCacacagcagtaaaacaaaacagcaaaagatCTCCGAGATCTGGACGAGGATTTACAACCCTGCCAGTCTCACTCAG GAAACACACAATCACTCAtcaagagacagagacagaggaggacgggatAGAAAGAGTTTGAAGGGTCAAACCTCAGGCACAACAAATGAAAG CTACTCTTTGGAGGACAGTCTGCAGCTCCTCGGTCTCAATGATGGTCCAGAGGAAGGAACGTCAGATCCCATCATAACCAGAGGAGCTTACCTGTCCCTGATTTACCTGCGTCATCTTAAGCTCAGACAGCTCCAG CGTTCCTGTCTTGGGATGCTAAACTACCTGCGCTCTGTGGAGAGGACTTTAACCTTTGACCTGGCAGGTCTGCAGCTGGAGGAAGGAGAACtgtgcagcacagcagaggaaacagGCCGGATGAATGCAgctagaggaggaagaggggaagcAGGAGGTCTCGGCTCACTGCAATACAGCCACAACACTCCTGTTGACTATAAG GTCCATTGCTCAGAGTTCATGGAGTTTGCTGAGGTGGAGAATCTTCATGATTTCTACAGAACAGAGGAGCGTTTCATCCACACTCAGGACCAGAGAGGGTTTTACATCGTGTACGACGCCGCGCTGAGGgacctggaggagctggagaacGAGCTTCTTCTAGTCGGCTCACATTTCATCCAGAGAAACAAAACGAAGCAAACAGGAACAGCTGAGAGAGCCTCCACCTCGACAGCAGACATCCGCTTCTGGGCCGGGACCGATGTTGATCGTGTTGCAGTGCTTCTCGACTTGTGGACATGTGAGACTGAGTTTTTGGAGAGCAAAATACAG CTCTTGAACTGTTACTATGAGGCCTATCAGCATACAGCAGGGACTGAGGAGAGGTTTGCGTTGGCTGGAGTTATCACTGACATCATGCACAGTCGGCCACACCTGGACCTGGACCAGGATTATTTTGTTCAGGTCTACAGGGCCGAAATTGGCTGTCTGCAAATCCACCAGCAGCTGATCAAAGACGTTCTGGACAATCAG ATTGAAAAACAGCGTCAGTACCTTCAACGCATCTGGAGAAACGACAGCAAAGACTCCGTTCATGACTACGGCCTTCCACCAAACTACGTTCCCAAACATCTGGTCTCACTTGGTGGCAGCAG CCCTGAACTGATTAATGTGTTCCTTCTGGAGGTTCACCCGTCCCTCTGCCTGGCCTCTGCAGTCTATCACGGTTTAGTCCAGGCTCACATCGAGCTCTGCGAGCTGCACCGAGCCACCGGCGTCACTGACAAACTCATCCTGCGACAGAAGCTCTTGCAGCTGGCCCTGCAGAGCTGGAACAGCCTGGCTTCACCTGGAGCCTCCTACAGCTCTCAAATACAGAAAGAT CTGTTCTCAGATGTATTCTTTGAGGACCCGATTTTGGTCCAGAAGGTGGGGCTGTCATTAGTAAGATCTGCTGAGGAGAAGGACATGAAGCAGGGAAGAGAGAAACAATCATACGCTGTGGAAACTTTCTCCAAGCTGCTGGAGCTCGTAACCATCCGCCATCGTCTGCTGGAGTCAGCCTCGGAGACTGCACATCTGGCACA GTTGTACAGAAATGTAGCTTCAGATCTCGGCTTTGATGAGTTCCACCTTTACATGCGGCCGGAGCAGTTTGAGGTCGCTGAGCAGAAAGACCGAACAGAGCAGAGGCCTGTTTTCATCACTGCGGTACTGGAGGATGACAGCTCCATAGACAG GTTCACCCCGTCCCACCTGCCTCTGAGCATCCAGGAACTGGACGAGAACCAGATCGGGAGGTTTAGCTTCAGCTCAGAGGAGGCAGTTGTTCAT CTTATGAACAAACAGGGCATAGAGAACCTTCAGGTGACTCTGGCCTGTCAGGTTACACAGAAGAATGCCTTGATAAGTGCTGTGAAACTGGCTTGTCTTTGCTATTGGGCAAAAGAG ggtGAAGACAGCCTTCATTCTGATGAACATATAACAACAAGATTTGAATCTAAACCAGGAAGCGACACTGACAACCTGCAGGACAAATCTTCACTCTCAAAAAGCTCCACGAGAACTCCCACCTCATCCAAGGAGAG GCTGATGGAGGCCTTTGTGTCCATCCAGCTGGAAAAAGTGGGTCTGCGTGACGAGATGCTGAATTCATTTATGAAGACGAAACAGGCCATGGGGGGTCTCATAAAAACCCCA GATGAAGCAGCAAAGATCAAAAGGAGGCTCATAATCGACTTTCTCAAGAA ATTCAGCACACAGATATCTCAGCATTGTGTGAGAGCGCAGATTGTTGCGTATCACTACAGTCTAACCTCCCTTTTGGACGGCATTCCCTCCATTCGTCAGTCCCACTTCATGAGTCGTCAAGTCAGCGAGACGAAAGTTATTTTGGATTCAGGAGTTGATCTTCGTCCAGACCCCAG GACCTTTAAACGTCGGCCGCAGCGGTTGTTGTCAGCAGACGGCAAAACTCTCCTCAACCTGTGGTACATCCCCGACTTCTCTGAAGTGCTTCACATGTTCAAAACACTGGAGGTTCTG GCCTGTTCTGCAGCTCTCTATCACACTCTGCAGATAGTTTCTGCCCTTCATGACATTATTTATTACCTGGTCAGTTTCTCCAGACTGGGAAACACAGATGACACTTGTagctggaggaagagagaacagGAGGCTGCAGGTTCACATCTGGCAGCTGACTGGGGAGGAAGTGAAGGCATCG GAGCAGAGCTGCTGGAGATCCAACGTCAGGTTGACCGTCTGTCGGATCCCAGCAGCCCAGAGTCTGTCAGCCGTCTGCTGCAGCTGCGCAGGCAGGTCGTCTTCCTGCAGTTTGATGCTGCTGTGAGGCACCTGATCAG AGAGGCGTTCATCTCCTCTGGTGATATCGCTTCTTATCAGACTGTGAGTGACAACATGGCCGCTGCCCTCCCTCTGCTGAGCGACAGCATCCAGACTGACGTGTTCAGTCTCACGCTGCCTGTTCCTCGACCTCTAGAGACTAAAGGCTGTCAG gCACAGACGATGTTTCCATGGAGAAGTTTTATAACGTGTAATGGTTTGCTCCCGCTGCGTGTCTGGGACGTCCCACCCATCGAACACTGCATGCAG ctgtgtctgagtggtctgagtgatcgcAGCAGACTGCAGGCCAATGCAGCAATCCTCGGTGTGTCCCTGCTCATGGAGGACGTCCTGAACAGCGGAAGAGAGGCAGAGCCTGTcggtctccatggcaacagagaTGACCTTCCACATGATGGAAAACCTAATGAG gGGGCTAAAAGCTGCTTACAagctgaggaagaagagaagaggactTCTGTTTCAgactcttctgctcctcttcaGGATCCGATCCGAGTCCAGTCTGTGCTGAGAGGTTTCCTCCTGCTGATGAAGCAGCTTCAGGTCTTCAAGGAGAGCTGGGCTCGAAGACGTCTGGGTGTTGAGATGTTCAGTACGGCCGGTCTGTACCAACAGTTTGTGAAAATCTACAG AGCTGAAATCTTTTACCCCAGTATGAGAGCTCTGGCTCAACAACTGGGTAAAGAACACGACTATGAGGTCTTAATTTCTGGCAGCCAGTCTCTCCTGCCCCCTCCTGGAGCTTCAGAGGTGGATGTGAAAGTCTGGCAG CTTCACAGACTGCTGGAGAGCACTGAATGTGACATGATCAGAGCGGTGCAGAGGAGGATCAGCAGAGAGCTGACCCTGGTTGTTTCAGAGCGAACACGTCAAGACACAGGCCTCCCCACAG AGCTGTGGAAAAAATCCGCAGTGAAGTACAGTCTGTCTCCTGAGCGGCCACAGATCGTGGAATCGTTTATCCAGCAGCTGATGGAAAGAGCTGAAGAGACTGAGGGACAG ctGAGGGTCTCTGTGGATCATCTCCAGCAGTGTCTGACTCACCTCGGCTGTTCTGTGACGGAGCGAGAGCGCGGCAGCTTCCTGCTTTACTCGCAGTTTTATGAACAAatcctgcagcagcagactcAGCTTCTCTACCAGAGAGAACAG GATTTAAAGAATCGTAAAGACTCTCAGGCAAGCAACCCTCACAAAGAG GTGGCTGTTTTATGTCGTGGGATGATTTCGGAGATCTCAGCGCTGCAGGCTCGAGTCGCTCACctggaagaagagaagagatcTCTAGAGCAGAAACTCAGTCTCAAATTCAAAGAACGTTACGACCCTTTGGTCCGACAACTCTTCTCCACCTGCATCCAGCTAAAG GCCGGGCTTGATGAGTACCGGCGGCGGATGGAGCAGGACGTGAGTGTGATGGTGAACAGCATAAGAAGAGAAGGAGTGGACAAAATTATCAAGCTCAGGAAGAAGAAGCACGGCAGCACCAAAGACAACGATGATCTTAAACTCACACAGTTAAAG AAAGAAGAAGTCCAGGAGTTGAACCTGGAGAACAGCCGGCTGactgctctgctctgtaaaCTGAAGGCTCTGAGCCGCTGGAGGCAGGCGGTCGACGAGGGGAAACTTCACCGACAGCTGCTCCAAACTCAGCAG AGGGAGATCTCCAGTCGCATTGAGGCCCTCAGAGTGAAGATGACatcagaggaggaggtggtttACCTGCAGGACGAGCTGGACGCCGCCCGCCACGTGTTGACCTGCTGTCAGACGGAGTGCAGCAGCGCCAAGAAGCTGCTCAGCAGAAAG ACAGAGGAGCTCCAGGTGGTCAGGCATCGGTCTGCGCAGGAGGCCCGGAGCAGGCGGGAGCTGGACAGCTATCGAGTGCAGAGCCTGGAACAAATGAGAGCCGAcgtggaggacagagagagacggCTCAGAGCGCTCAGCGGGCAGCTGGACAGAGGCAGCAAGATGAGCCAGTTACAGAGACAACGCAGCGCCAAAGAGATCCGAAAG GTGAAGGGAAAGCTGCAACAGGAGCGCTGCCTCAAACAAGAGGCCTTTCAGCAAGTGGATAAGCTGCAGAACCAGGTGAGCGACATGGAAGCAGCTTTCTCCAGGTGCACCTCTACAGCAG GGCAAAGCCGGACTTATTACACGCTGTCGGTCAGCAGATTGAGCACTAGAAGTCCCTCAGCAGGTGCTGTACCGACCGCAGAGTCGCACTCTTCCCTTCATCTCAGAGCA GTCTACAAAGGGCCAGTCAGCAGCAGTCCGCCCTGCAGCTCGGCAGCCTCACAAACCATGCCAAGATTCAGGACTTTGCTGCAGAGCCAAGACACCGCAAAGCAGAAACAGCCGGGAGCCGTTCTAACACGAGGATGGACAGACCCAAAGCTGTGA